The Tautonia plasticadhaerens nucleotide sequence GACCCCGCTCCGCTCGGGCCGGAACTGGAAGCGGAAGCCCAGTGGGCGGCCCTCGCCCTCCGGCGTCGCCTCCTCCCGGGCGACCTCTTTCCCGAATTCGTCGAGCAGGACGGCCACGACCGGCTCCCGGCCGACGCCGACCGCCGAGACGTCCGCCCGGACGACCGCCGGCGCCGCGTCGAAGTTCGTCTCGCTGACCGAGACGCCCGTCACCCCCACGTCCCGGCCGGCCCTCCGCCCCCCCGGCAAGAGGGGGTAGACCGGCGGCAATCCCGACCAGTCGACCTCCCCCGAGTCCGTCCGATTGCCGTCGGTCACGAGCAGCACCCCGGCCAGCGGCAGGCCCCGGAAGCGGCGCGAGACGGCCGCCAGCGCGGTGCCGATCGCCGACCCGGCGCCGTCGAAGCGGAGGGCCTCGAAGCCGTCGACGCCCCGGAGGGTCGAATCGAATGAATAGCTACGGACGTCGAAATCCTGGCCGAGTCGGGTCCGCCACTCCGACTCGCCGAGCAGGAGATCCTGGAACTGCTCGCCACGCGATCGGCCCTCGCCCGCATCCCGGATGATCAGGCTCGCGCTATTGTCCGCGACGATGGCGAAGGCGTTCGCCCCCGGGCGGGGCCGGGTGCCGGTCAGCAGCGGTTCGAGCAGGCTGAGTGCCAGCACCGTCAGGGCGATCCCCTTGAGCAACGCCCCCGCCAGCCGCACCGGCGTCCGGGCCCTGGCCCGGCCGTAGCTCCAGAGCACGGCCAGGGTCGAGACGCCGAGCAGCCCCAGCGCCCCGGCCATCCATTCGGGGGACCCCCAGACGATCGTCGGCATCATTCACCGCTCCCGAGGCGTTCGAAGTAGCGGCGGACCCCCTCGGCGAACCGGGGGGGCACCGGATCGCGGTCGATCGGCACCAGGTCGTCGGGCGACTCCCGACGCCTCAGCTCCTCGGCCACCCGGTCGCGCAGGTCCCGGATCGGCTCGGCGACGAGGCCCTGCAGCTTCGTCCAGTCGGGCTCCCTGGCGTGCCGACGGAACTCCTCCCGGGCGGCGCGGACTCGGTCCCGGATCCGGGCGGCCTCGGCGCTCAGCTCGGGATCATCGAGCAGTTCCTCGACGTCCCGCATTCGATCGGACCACTCCCGGAACCCTCCCCCGGTGATCGGCCCGCCGGGGCCGCTCCGGCCGCCGGCCTGGAAGGGGTCGAGCAGCTGCTCCAGGCCCGGGGCGCTCCCGCCGCCTCCCTGCGAGCCGCCCCGTTGCCCGTCCTGCCCTCCCCGCGAGTCGCCCTGGCCGTCGCCCTGCTGCTGGCCGTCCTGCTGACCTCTGGGGCCTTCGTCTTCTCCCTCGGGACCCGGTTGCTGCCCGCCTTCCTGCCCGCCTTCGCCGGGCTGGGCTCCGCCCGGTTGACCGTCTCCCGGCTGCCCTTCGCCTGGCTGCTGACCCTCCGGCTGTCCTTCGCCTTGCTGACCCTGACCAGAAGGGCGTTCTCCCTGCGGCGTCTCGTCCGGCTGTCGGTCTCCCGAGTCCTGCCGACCTCCCGGGTTCCCGGGGCCCTCCTGCGGATCGTCCTGCCCTTCGGGGCCGAGCATGTCCAGCGCATCGAACGGGTCGAGGGTGGGATCGTCCGCGGAGGCCCCCGCCGTCCCTCCGGGGATCCCCGGCTCCGATGCGTCCCCCGGCTCACCCCGCCCGGCCGAGGCCGACCGCCCGATCTCCCGTCCCACCTGCTCGGAGAGGTCGTCCAGCTCGTCCTGGGCCAGGCGGAGGGCGGCGGTGTCGCCGCCGAGGACGCGGTCGGCGGCCCGATCCACCCCCTCGCTCAGCTCGTCCAGTCCTTCGGCCGCGGCCCGGGAGGCCCGGGCGGCTTCCTCGTTCACGCCGAGGCCGGCGAGCTGCTCGGCGGCCTCGATCGCCTGCGAGACGGACTGCTGGTCGGCGCGTCGGATCGCCTCGAACAGCTCCTCGGCCAGCAGGGGTTCGGTCTCCTCGGCGTCCTGGACCGTCTGCTTCATCCGTTCGACGAGTGCCTCGTACTGCTCGCGCTGCCCGGCCAGTTCCTCCCCGACCTGGTCGCCTTCGGATTCGCCCCGGAGCGACCGCCGAGAATCCCCTTCGGGGTCGGAGAGCCGCTCGGTGAGTTCGTCCTGCGACTCGGCGAGTTCTCGGGCCTGGTCGCGCATCTCGCGGAGATCCTCCTCGAAGCGGTCGGAGGTCTGCTGGCGGAGTTCCTCCCGCAGCTCGTCGAGCCCTCGGCCGGCCCGGGTGCCCTCCGTGATCGCCTGCGAGAGCTGGCCCGCCTCGAGCGCCTCGCTGGCCTGGCGGAGGTGCTCCCGACTCTGCTCGACCTGCTGCCGGGCCTCGGCCATCCGATCGCGATTCTCCTCGCGCTCCATGCGTTCCCGGAGCTCGTCGGCGTCCCGGAGCATCTGCTGCTGCTGCTCCCGGAGCCGCTTGAGCTGCCGCTCGATCTCCTCGCGCTGTTGCTCGTCCTCGGCGGCTTCCAGGGCCGATTGCAACTCCTGGAGCCGCTCGTTCAGGTCCTCCTGGCGCCGGGCGAGTTCCTGCAAGCGGTTGAGCACCTGGCGAAGCTCGCGCTGCTCCTGGGTCTGCTGGGTGAGCGACTCCTGCTGGGCCGATCGCTGCTGCTCGTAGCGGTTCTCGTCGTTGGAGAGTTCGAGTTCCTGCAACTGCCGCTGCGACGGCCCGCCCGCACCTCCGCCCCCGCCCGCCTGGCCGGGCTGGCCCTGGACGACCTGGAACTCGCGGTCCCGGAGCTTGAGCAACGCCTGATAGGCGGCCTGCTCGGACGCCAGCGCCGATTCGAGCGGGCCAGGATCCGGCCCCTCGGCCGATTCGGCCAGCCGATCGGCCGCGTCCTCCATGAAGCCGGTCGCCTGGCCCATCGCCTCGATGGAGCCCGGGTCGCGCAGCTCCCCCGCGAGTTCGCCCGCCTGCGCGATCGCCGAGCGCTGGGACTCCAGCACCACTCCCGCGTCGGCCGCGAACGAATCGGGGAGCGTCGAGGCGACCGAGGTGCGGCGGATCAGGCCCCAGGTGGCGTTGATGATCTGCTTCTGCAAGTCGGCCAGCTCCATCGCCTGCTGCGCGTTGCCGCCCTGCGGCCCCTGGCCCGGCGGCTGGCCTCCGGAGGGCTGCTCGCCCTGCCGGAAGATCTCCTCGAAGGGGCGGATCTCGGCGAAGTACATGTCACCGGACGTCCGCCGGGGCTGGCCGTCCGGGCCGACGTCCTCCGCCCAGAAGTGGTACGACGCGAGCTGGTCCGGCTCGACTCCCAGCGCCTCGAAGGCGATCAGGTGCCCCGACTCGGCCTCCTTCGAGGCGGGCTCGGGCGTCCCCAGGACGATCTCCCGCGGGTCCTTGCCCGCCAGCATCAGGGTGACGCCGTGCCGGACCAGGCCGAAGTCGTCGGTCAGCTCGGCCCCCAGGCTCAGCTCCTCGATCGGCGACACCCGGACGTCCCGGGCCGGTCGGGCGACCCGGATCTCGGCGGGCCGGTTCCGGGTGACGTTGATCGACAGCTCGGTGGGATTCTCGTTCGATCGCCCGTCGGGGTCGACCAGCTCGACCCGATAGCGCTTCGGGTCGGTGAGCGTCAATCTCGTGGCGTAGACGCCGCTGCCCTCGCCCGCCGAGGCGAGGTCGACGACCTCCTCGCCGTCCACGAGCCGGGCCGTCGCGACCTCCTTGTTGAGCCGGAACCGGAGCGTCAGCTCCGTCCCCTCCACCGCCGTGACGTGCCGGACGTCCTCGACGGTCCTGGCCGACAGGCCCGTGTATCCGGGGAACGCGAGGTCGGCGTCGACCCGGAGGACCTCCGGGTAGTCGAACACCGTGACCCGGTAGGGCTCGCTCGCGCGCCCGGCGAAGGCGACGCGGTAGGTCAGGTCGGCGTCCACCCGGTCGATCCGGGCCGCGAAGGTCGGGTCTTCCAGGCTCCGGGCCATCGGGCGGAGGGCCTCGGCGGTCTCGCCGCCCTCGACGACCAGCGTCGCCTCCCCCGGCACGGCGGCGTTGAACCGGGCCACGACCAGCAGCGAGGTGCCCCGCTCGATCTCCGCGTCACCCGGCTCGACGACCAGCCCCGAGGCGATCCGGCCCGCGTCCGCCGAGATCGCCGATCGGCCCCCCGGCGGCGTCCGCAGGGCCAGCATCAGCGCGACCACGATCAGCCCGCCGAGCGTCGCCGCGTGGGAGAGCTCCGAGGCCCAGAGTGCCCACCCCGGGACCGACTCGTCCCAGTCGTGCTCCCGACGGTGGTCGAGTACCCCTTGCAGGACCGCCTGCCTCAGGAAGGTCCGGCCCGACTCGGGAGCCTCGGCGTCCCCCTCGACCACGACGAGCAGGCCGGTCGCCAGCTCCGGGTACCGCGCCTCGATCCGCCGGGCGATCCCCCGCCGGTCCCGGGCCGACCGATACGCGACGACCGCGACGACCAGCCCGGAGGCCCCCGCCAGCCCGGCGAAGATCAGGCCCAGCCTCCAGCCGACCAGCGGCGACGCCCCCCGGCTCGACAGGGCGTCCAGGCCGATCCCGACGAGGAGCCAGGCCAGCCAGCAGGCGGCCAGGGCCCCCCAGAGGCGGACGTTCCGCAGCCGACGGGCGACCTCGTCGATCGCCTCCCTCAGTTCGCCGCTCATGACGCCACCGCCTCCGCTCGGGCCGGTCGGGGACGGGCGAACCGCCCCGCCAGCCAGGTCTCGACGATCAGGATCCCGATCGCGGCCACGACGCCCCACCGCCAGAGTTTCTGCCTGCGTTCGAGCTCGGCGTTCATCAGCTGCCGACGCGCCTCCGCCTCGTCCGCCTCGTCCGCCTCCCGGCCCGCCATCCGGACGCCCAGTTGCTCCAGGGCCGCCACCTCCAGCGGGTCGGTCCTCCCCTCGGCCGGGTCGAGGTTCACGGCGAACCGCCTCGGGCCGTCCGGCCCCTCGACGGCGTAGACGCCCGGGACCTCGGCCCCGGAGAATTCGTCGGTCCCGGCCGAGAGCACGACGTCCGAGCCCCCCGGCGTGCGGACGACCCGCTCCCCGTCCCCCTCGGGCACGGGGATGCGGTCGCCCACGGTCAGGCCCCCGGCGTCGAACTCGTCTTCGGCCCCCCGATCGAGCAGCGAGGTCATCAGCGGGACGAACTTCGACGACCGCGCGAGCTGGCTGTCCCCCGGCCCCCAGGAACTCGCCAGGACGACCAGCCGGCCCCGGCCCATCGGCCACTCGACGACGGCCGGCGTCCCGCCCTCGAACCGGGCGACGACCCTGCCGTCACCGAGGGACTCCTCGTCGATCCGCCGATAGTGCCAGAAACGGACGTTCGTGAAGTCGTTGTACTGCGGGCCGGCCATCGGGGCGAACAGGGGGTGGCCGAAGTCGATCTCGCCGAGCATCGCGTCGGGGTCGACCCGGGCCTCTTCCACGTCTCCCAGCGTCAGGCCGCCGATCGCCTCGATCGTCCCGGCATGGTCGGCCGAGGCGAGCACCCCGAGCACCGTGCCGCCGTCCCGGGCGAACCGGGAGAGCCGGGCGACCGCCTCCTCACCCGGGTCGTCGGCGACGACGACGAGCGGCACGGCCTGCTCCGTCTCGATCGCCAGGGCTTCCCCGGCCCGGACGGCCCGGACCCGGACCTCCCTCCCCGGCAGGTCCTCGAAGGCCCGGGCCACGTAATACAGGAGCGCCTCGGGGTCGTCGAGGGCGTCGTCGCCCAGGAAGAGCAACGTCTCCGGGACGACCGGGGCGTCGGCGATATAGACCACGTTGTCGAATTCGGACGGATCCCCCTCCAGGATCAACGCCCCTCCCGTCCCCCCTCCGGGCCGGGCGACCCGGACCACCCGGCTCTCCCCGGGGGGCACGGAAACGTCGGTCGGCCGCTCGTCCCCCTCGGCCCAACCGACCCGGAACCGCTCCCCGGGGGAGCCCCCCTCGTTGGAGACCCGGACCCGGATCGCGTCGTCCTGCTCGGCGTCGGCCGTGGGCACGGTCGGCGTGGCCAGGCGTTGGAGGCCGGCGTTGCCGGAGGGGTCGGACACGGTCCGGAGTTCGACCCGCACGTCGGCCGGCCACTCGACGTCGCCGATCGCGTCGAGTCGCGCCCCGCGCTGCAGGTCGCTTACGAGGACGATCCGGCGGGGGACTTCCCCGGCGAGGTCGTCCCCCCGGGCCTCGTCCTCGAAGGCGGCCACGGCGTCGAGCAGCGCCTGGCCCAGGTCGGTCGCCCTCCAGGTCGGCCTCAGCTCGTCGAGGCGGGACCGGGCGACGGCGAGGCGGCGGGACGGATCGAGCGTCCCGGATTCGTCGAAGCTCAGGAGCGGCCGGGTCGCGTCGTCGAAGGCGAGGACCGCCAGCCGGTCGCCGGGCCGGGTCTCCCCGATCGCCTCGTCGGCCAGCCGGCGGGCCCGCTCCCAGAGGTCGCCCCGCCTCATGCTCGCGCTCGTGTCCAGCAGCACCACGACCCGACGATCGGCCGCCTCCCCCGCGTCGAGCCGGGCCGCCTGCCTCAGGAAGGGCCGGCCGAAGGCCAGGGCCAGCAGCAAGAGCGCCAGCGCCCGGAGCAGCAGCAGCGGCCAGTTCTCCAGCCGGCTGCGGCGGGTGAGCTTCGGCGGCGTGGGGGAGAGGAACATCAGGGAGCTGAACGGCACCTCCCCCTTGGGCGTCCGGCGGATCAGGTGGAAGACGATCGGCGCGGCGATCGCCAGGGCACCCAGGATGTACAGGGGGGTGAGGAAGCTCATCGGCCGCCCCCCTGGCCGGATTTCCGCCGGCGGTCCGGGCGCCGGCCCCGGCGCTCACGGGCCTTGAGGAAGTCGAACAGCACCGTGTCGAGCGGCCGGTCGGTGGTCATGGGGGCGAATTCGATCCCCAGGTCGGCGCAGGCCCGCTCGACCCCGGCGGCGTGCTCGGCGAAGCGGCGGAGGTACTCGGCCCGGGCGGCGCCCGGGTCGATGTACAGCTCCCGGCCCGATTCGACGTCGTGGAACATCGCCGGGGTCTCGAAGCGGAAGTCGACCTCGGCGGGGTCGAGCACCCGGACGACGAGCAGGTCGTGCCCCCGGGCCTTCAGCGACCCGAGCCGGGTCCGGAGCAGGTCGATCGGCGCGAGCAGGTCCGAGACGAGTACGATGAGCCCCCGGCGCCGGAGCGTGGCCGCGATCTCCTCCAGCGGCCCCGCCAGGTCGGTCGCCCGGCCGGTCGGGGTGCGTTCGAGCATCGCCAGCATCCGGCGGAGCTGCCCCGGCCGGTGCCGGGGGGGCAGCACGTCGACCACCCGGTCCTCGAAGGTGATCAGCCCGACCGCGTCGCGCTGGAGCGTGAGGAAGTAGGCGATCGTCGCCGCCAGCGTCCGGGCGTATTCGGCCTTGGTCACCGGGCCCGAGCCGTAGCCCATCGACCGGCTCATGTCGAGCACGACCGAGCATCGCAGGTTCGTCTCGTCCTCGAACCGCTTGATGTAGTAGCGGTCGGAC carries:
- a CDS encoding DUF4175 family protein, encoding MSGELREAIDEVARRLRNVRLWGALAACWLAWLLVGIGLDALSSRGASPLVGWRLGLIFAGLAGASGLVVAVVAYRSARDRRGIARRIEARYPELATGLLVVVEGDAEAPESGRTFLRQAVLQGVLDHRREHDWDESVPGWALWASELSHAATLGGLIVVALMLALRTPPGGRSAISADAGRIASGLVVEPGDAEIERGTSLLVVARFNAAVPGEATLVVEGGETAEALRPMARSLEDPTFAARIDRVDADLTYRVAFAGRASEPYRVTVFDYPEVLRVDADLAFPGYTGLSARTVEDVRHVTAVEGTELTLRFRLNKEVATARLVDGEEVVDLASAGEGSGVYATRLTLTDPKRYRVELVDPDGRSNENPTELSINVTRNRPAEIRVARPARDVRVSPIEELSLGAELTDDFGLVRHGVTLMLAGKDPREIVLGTPEPASKEAESGHLIAFEALGVEPDQLASYHFWAEDVGPDGQPRRTSGDMYFAEIRPFEEIFRQGEQPSGGQPPGQGPQGGNAQQAMELADLQKQIINATWGLIRRTSVASTLPDSFAADAGVVLESQRSAIAQAGELAGELRDPGSIEAMGQATGFMEDAADRLAESAEGPDPGPLESALASEQAAYQALLKLRDREFQVVQGQPGQAGGGGGAGGPSQRQLQELELSNDENRYEQQRSAQQESLTQQTQEQRELRQVLNRLQELARRQEDLNERLQELQSALEAAEDEQQREEIERQLKRLREQQQQMLRDADELRERMEREENRDRMAEARQQVEQSREHLRQASEALEAGQLSQAITEGTRAGRGLDELREELRQQTSDRFEEDLREMRDQARELAESQDELTERLSDPEGDSRRSLRGESEGDQVGEELAGQREQYEALVERMKQTVQDAEETEPLLAEELFEAIRRADQQSVSQAIEAAEQLAGLGVNEEAARASRAAAEGLDELSEGVDRAADRVLGGDTAALRLAQDELDDLSEQVGREIGRSASAGRGEPGDASEPGIPGGTAGASADDPTLDPFDALDMLGPEGQDDPQEGPGNPGGRQDSGDRQPDETPQGERPSGQGQQGEGQPEGQQPGEGQPGDGQPGGAQPGEGGQEGGQQPGPEGEDEGPRGQQDGQQQGDGQGDSRGGQDGQRGGSQGGGGSAPGLEQLLDPFQAGGRSGPGGPITGGGFREWSDRMRDVEELLDDPELSAEAARIRDRVRAAREEFRRHAREPDWTKLQGLVAEPIRDLRDRVAEELRRRESPDDLVPIDRDPVPPRFAEGVRRYFERLGSGE
- a CDS encoding BatA domain-containing protein, coding for MSFLTPLYILGALAIAAPIVFHLIRRTPKGEVPFSSLMFLSPTPPKLTRRSRLENWPLLLLRALALLLLALAFGRPFLRQAARLDAGEAADRRVVVLLDTSASMRRGDLWERARRLADEAIGETRPGDRLAVLAFDDATRPLLSFDESGTLDPSRRLAVARSRLDELRPTWRATDLGQALLDAVAAFEDEARGDDLAGEVPRRIVLVSDLQRGARLDAIGDVEWPADVRVELRTVSDPSGNAGLQRLATPTVPTADAEQDDAIRVRVSNEGGSPGERFRVGWAEGDERPTDVSVPPGESRVVRVARPGGGTGGALILEGDPSEFDNVVYIADAPVVPETLLFLGDDALDDPEALLYYVARAFEDLPGREVRVRAVRAGEALAIETEQAVPLVVVADDPGEEAVARLSRFARDGGTVLGVLASADHAGTIEAIGGLTLGDVEEARVDPDAMLGEIDFGHPLFAPMAGPQYNDFTNVRFWHYRRIDEESLGDGRVVARFEGGTPAVVEWPMGRGRLVVLASSWGPGDSQLARSSKFVPLMTSLLDRGAEDEFDAGGLTVGDRIPVPEGDGERVVRTPGGSDVVLSAGTDEFSGAEVPGVYAVEGPDGPRRFAVNLDPAEGRTDPLEVAALEQLGVRMAGREADEADEAEARRQLMNAELERRQKLWRWGVVAAIGILIVETWLAGRFARPRPARAEAVAS
- a CDS encoding DUF58 domain-containing protein, which codes for MRIKSLELRARVVVEGFVTGLHRSPFHGFSVEFSEYRQYSPGDDPRYLDWRLYARSDRYYIKRFEDETNLRCSVVLDMSRSMGYGSGPVTKAEYARTLAATIAYFLTLQRDAVGLITFEDRVVDVLPPRHRPGQLRRMLAMLERTPTGRATDLAGPLEEIAATLRRRGLIVLVSDLLAPIDLLRTRLGSLKARGHDLLVVRVLDPAEVDFRFETPAMFHDVESGRELYIDPGAARAEYLRRFAEHAAGVERACADLGIEFAPMTTDRPLDTVLFDFLKARERRGRRPDRRRKSGQGGGR